From the genome of Tripterygium wilfordii isolate XIE 37 chromosome 6, ASM1340144v1, whole genome shotgun sequence:
CTAGCATCACTTTATTTACTTTGGACGAGTTCATATTGACTCGCGCGATAGTTTGAGACTAAAAAAAAGCTTGCTATTAGTTAaaaagtttgacctattatattctcCAATTCACTTTTCCCCCTAGGCGATGCACAATTTAGAGGACTAAATCTTATCGTCACTCGATAACTCATCAGTACAATCAAATTTGACACTACAAAAGGTTGTAGCCCGCATATACGAGTCGGGCGCTCACACATTCTCTCTCCCGTTAAATATGTGCAACAACCAAAGAAATAGAGAGATAAAAGTATAACACTAGACGATGGAGAGCCATTCCACGTGGCATTGTCATGTTTTATGCAGCAACatagaaagaaaataatttttagttAAGCATAAATTACAGTTGTCAAACACTTGAAATAGAAGCACTAACTAATGTGTTGAGTTCACGGAGTAATGAGGTTGATGAAAGATACTTTATTTTAAGTGTCTTTTTCATTGGAATGGGTCCTCTACCAAGCTGTTGTTTCAATCATTGTTATTTATCTCGACCAAAATGTTGGATTCACCTTCAATTTATGACCCTATTTTGCCTTCAAATTCATGTGAAGTGTCGGATATTAAAAGAGTATACGTGTTTGGTTATGATCAAGAATCCGAGAGAAGTCCAATGTTAAATAACACTAGACTCTTCGAGTGAACAACCCATATATGACGGTTTCAAGAATGAATCATTTTTTAATCGTACTTTTTAGTATCTCGAGATTGCAATCACAAAAATCTCCCACTTTATCTTCCTCTTCATTTCTCACTGTAGATAGAAACTTTGGTTTCTGGATTATGGTGAGTGTATCAGGTGTGAAACGACATCATTTCAGGCATGACTAGTGCTAGATCTTGCTGCAATATCGGTCGAAATAGACGTTTTCGACAAAGAAATCATGAGTCAAACCGGAATGAAGGAAAAGCAAGAACACGCCTCTACATGTAAAGATCTGTTCTCAATCCAGCAAGTTCACGATGGAGGAGAAAAAGATGCACCTGGAGTTCCGAACGGAGCGTATCAAACGGTACAAAAGTGCCGAGCTTCGAGATGTAGGAATCATAGTCGAAATCAGGGGAGGGGAAGAAGGAGGGCTTGACCAGAGCGGATGTGAGTCCAATGAGAATTAGATTTTGCAAAGAAtatttgaggaagaagaaaagaaagtcagagatgaaaaagaagagaaatgcACATTTTAATTATAGTTATGTAccgaaaaaatatatattaatttgatgGCTTGGGTTATCCGTAGAAAGTGTCAATTATTTTTTGACACTGGACCTCCTTCGAATCCTTATAATTAATGACTATCACATAAATTTGGGGTAAAAGAGATGTCATAAATTGATGATATGTATCATTGCTCTATCTCAATCACACCAATAAATGTGAAATTTTATCATCTCCCAAACAATAATTAGAGTAAAAAACCATGGACAAGAGCAAAGAGGTCGGTCCAGCTAGCAATTGCAAGAACTTGGAGAATTGAAAATAGGACAAAACTGAATTTGACAATCGGGAAATTATTGAGGGCCCCACCATCAGATGTACGGATCCAGGTGTTCATCTTATAACTTTTACAACCCGACAGGGCCGTTCGCTTTCCCGACACCTGTCAACTCATTACTCATGTAGCATAATTGGCTTCTTCTCTTGAAGCTATTTAAATTGGGCTTgggggcttgggcttgggcttcccCTTGCTATCGTTTAGTTTGTAATTGGGATGGGTTGAAAACCTGAAAACAACAAGGCCCATTCTGAGAGTTCTACTTTTGCTACTGAGAGTCTGagacctttttctttctttctgtttttttaatGGTTTTGCTTATTGAGAGGCTAAAGGCCATAATTCTACATCTCATAAAAAATTATCCAATTTAAGTACACTATCTATAAGTTTTATTGGATTTAATGGACTAGGGTTTCTCgtcgttaattttttttttttaaaaaaaaaactggcttTGATTGCCTTGTTTGGTAGAGTTTATATTTGAGTAAAATAAATTACCTTATAAACAGTCAAAAATAAGTTAGCTTATACACTGTCTGGTGGTATTTgttgatatttttaaaataagctTGTTAgtaccaaaataacctccatTGAGATCTTTGACTTGTAGCTGCAAAATTTGGTTCCCATTAGTCAATGAGTATGCTTGATCACCGATCAAGGTATAACAAAGAAGAGGAATCCGAAGAGTCCAGCAAGGACACAATGACCGAGGAGAGAACATCTCTGCAAGACCAAGAAACCTCCTTGGTGTAATACCGAGCATAACCCCTCGTTAACCCATAGTGTTTAAGCACCTCAAGGAAAGTAGAGTCCCAAAAGGAAACCAAATCCATCGAAGGAATGACTAGGATATAATTCATCTTCCTGTACATTCATATAATTCATCTTCCTGTACATTCGCCTAAGTAAGATCAAAGAAGGATATCTACTTCTATTAAAATTGGAACTCTTCCAACTAGGGATATCCATTTGGTTTTCAGTttggtttttaaccataaccgaagtgtccgaatcgattcggttatgatattttagaatctatAACCGAACAATATagttcggataaccaaaccgaaataaccatatttttcggattggatcggatcggatcggtttttgaataaatgaaaaagtatgaataaatctcaaatatagtgagaaaatagccatgatcgactccaactccatctaacaaagtttgataaaaattcatgataatgataataaatatattatttcatcataattaaagaaaaataaatttacaagaccgagagaaataatatgatcaagaaaaagaaaagaaaagaaaacatacatgaaaatgtctccccactttcactttagcaataatcaatcttaatttatatgaattttaaaatgataaggccaccatgagtttcaagtaatcaatcttaatttataatttgtgtaatgattaagttaattggtatctaaatttataatttgttatgaagatataataagagttttaatctaaatatgtaacttatatatatatataatgtatataatgttctgatatttatataatatatataatataatatatcatatatcatatatatgataatgtttggatatttatataatatgtataatatatattaatattttttgttttttgggtataaccgtaaccgaaaaaatatccaaaattttatcaaaatcataaccatatccgaaaccGTAACTGAAAAAACCAaaccgaaaatcgaataaccacgaTTATGGATCGGTTCTCGGTTTGCGGATCGGTTATGGACACCTCTACTTTCAACTCATATAAAAAGTGACCCGTTACAGATAAATTATTACAAAACCTCTCCACCTTACTCACTGCTATAACTCCAAGCATTCACTGCTCCCACTTGATAGTCTACAAATTAAGCATCAGAGAGGTCCCCCGAACACACCCTCGAGACCTCCTAGTTTACGTGTTCTCTTGTGCGAGAGTCCCCTAGTTTACGTGTTCTCTTATGCAGACCATCTCATCCCGATAATAACAATCTGCATCAATCCTACCGCTTGATACATCATCAAAATTGTTTTTATATCAATTACAATAAGTGACTGAAAAGTAGAGCTTATTTTAAGCAAGCTTGGTTGGGTATGAGTAGGttacatgttaaaaaaaaagtccacaaaaagtataaaataataaaattagagTTAATTTTGTACATGGCCTAATATTACCAAAAAGAAAGTTTCATTTCCAATTTCCCCATTTCTGGTTCTCCCCTCACCGAAGGCAGAAGTATCTCTAAAATCTCCGGCAGTCAAACTCACATAGTCTCTGTGTCGGAGTTGGAGTGGAGCcctctcaaattcaatcaagaGTTTCTCTCTCGGTGTCTCATCGGAACTTTCTCTACCTCTCCTAATCATCAGGTTTTTCTTGCTTTCCCCTTTTCGTTGTTTCCGACAATTATTAGTGCTTTCattgtctttttctttgaaGTATTTCGGCCTTAGGTTAGTTATAAGCTGAATCGCCCTGAAACGAGCCGATGCCTgctaaaaaagagagagagacggtGAACCATTTCTGAATTGGTGAACTTCCATTGTGTGTTCTGATAAAAAGCCCCAAAGGAGaacaaattatgtttttttatttattttattaatgtttttgattaatttggttGTTTTTGGTATTGGGATGTAGGTTGTGGAACTGTTTATGCGGCTTCTTATTGAGTCATGAGGAATCACAGCAGTAGAGAATAGTGGTTGGACTAGGGCGGTAGTGTGGTAAAATAGAGGACCTTATAAGCGGGTGAAATGGAATGTAATAAAGATGAGGCCACCAGGGCAAAAGAGATCGCTGAGAAAAAGTTTTTATCAAAGGACGTTGTTGGGGCTAGGAAATTTGCTCTGAAGGCTCAGAATTTGTATCCAGAGCTTGAGGGGGTTTCCCAGATGATAGCCACACTTGATGTTTATAATCATGCAGAGAAAAAAATTAACGGTGAAGCTGATTGGTACGGGATACTTGGTGTTAACCCACAAGCTGATGATGAAACAGTACGGAAACATTATAGGAAGCTGGCTCTAATGCTTCATCCTGATAAGAACAAGTCCATTGGAGCGGAGGGGGCATTTAAATGTATTTCAGAGGCATGGAGTTTGTTATCCGATAAAGGTAAGAGAGCAGTGTATGATCAGAAGAGGAAAGGAAGAGGTTTTCAAAAGGTTTCAACTCCTGGTGCAGGTTCATCGGCATCACCTGGCACTAATGGTTTcaaaaattttaccaaaagtACCACTTCGAATGTGAGGGCAAACAAGACTTCCTATCGGGCTTCTCAATCTTCAACTCCCACTTCATCTCACAAGCCTAAATCCAATACGTTTTGGACCGTCTGCCATCGATGCAAGATACAATACGAGTATCTTAGGGTTTACCTTAACCATAATTTGTTATGCCCCAATTGTCATGAGCCATTTTTGGCTGTGGAGATAGCTCCACCACCGTCCAATAGTTCTGAACCCTCCACTTCATGGAATTTTCTCCAGGAGCAGCCACAGAATTCAAATCATAAAGCAGCAAAAAATTCAGAAAGGAAAACTGTAAGCTCACGAAATGTGGAAAGGAGTGTGGTCGATGATGTTGATTCATATAACCAAACAAACTGCCAATGGGGGCCATTTTCCAGAACATGTGGTGCTTCTGCTGCTCATGTTGCAAGTGTGGTTCAGCAAGCGTATGAGAAAGTGAAACGAGAACGTGAGGAAGCACAGGCTGCTGGAAAAAGAGAGGAGGCTCGGAGAAAGCGTAATGCCTCAAAGAGGACAAGTGGTGTATCATCCAGCGGGCATAATTCAGCCAAAAGAAGGCGAGGAACGGAGTCCGGTTCAGATTTCCCAGATCAAATTGGTGTTGACAAGGCTAATTTATCTGGATCCAAACAAGATGGTTTTGAAACAAGTAGTGCCAATGGTATCACAAAGCTCAATAGCGCAAGGGATATGCTCCAGTTTGAAATTCCAGGTGTATTGATGCAGAAGGCTAAGACAAAAATCTGTAAGAGATTACATGAGTGGAGTTCAACCACAGCAGATAAAAAAGAATCTCAATGGGAGGAAAGAACACATGAGAAAGAAAACGAAAGAGGAGAACAATATTTGGTAAACACTGATACCTGTGATGAAGTCAAGTCTGGCCAATCAGTTGATGCTAATGATGGAGTATGTAGAATCAATTCTCTTTCTGGAACCTCTTCTGTCAAATTGGAGGCTGAAACCTTGCAAACTTTATCAATTATTGTCCCAGATCctgattttcatgattttgacaAAGATCGTACTGAAAGATCGTTTGGAGGTAGTCAGGTATGGGCTgtgtatgatgatgatgatgggatgCCCCGTTATTATGCCATGATTCACAGTGTGATTTCTTTTGATCCATTTGCGGTACGGATCAGTTGGCTTAATTCAAAAACTGATGGTGAACTGAGTCCACTAAAATGGGTCACCTCTGCTTTCCCAAAAGCTTGTGGGGATTTCAGAGTAGGCAGACACAGGATCTATAAGTCTCTCAATTCTTTTTCTCACAAGATTAGGTGGACCAAATGTGGTGCCATTCAGATATATCCCAGGAAAGGCGATGTTTGGGCACTCTATAGAAACTGGACACCTGACTGGAATGAGCTGACTGCAGATGAA
Proteins encoded in this window:
- the LOC120000805 gene encoding uncharacterized protein LOC120000805, whose protein sequence is MECNKDEATRAKEIAEKKFLSKDVVGARKFALKAQNLYPELEGVSQMIATLDVYNHAEKKINGEADWYGILGVNPQADDETVRKHYRKLALMLHPDKNKSIGAEGAFKCISEAWSLLSDKGKRAVYDQKRKGRGFQKVSTPGAGSSASPGTNGFKNFTKSTTSNVRANKTSYRASQSSTPTSSHKPKSNTFWTVCHRCKIQYEYLRVYLNHNLLCPNCHEPFLAVEIAPPPSNSSEPSTSWNFLQEQPQNSNHKAAKNSERKTVSSRNVERSVVDDVDSYNQTNCQWGPFSRTCGASAAHVASVVQQAYEKVKREREEAQAAGKREEARRKRNASKRTSGVSSSGHNSAKRRRGTESGSDFPDQIGVDKANLSGSKQDGFETSSANGITKLNSARDMLQFEIPGVLMQKAKTKICKRLHEWSSTTADKKESQWEERTHEKENERGEQYLVNTDTCDEVKSGQSVDANDGVCRINSLSGTSSVKLEAETLQTLSIIVPDPDFHDFDKDRTERSFGGSQVWAVYDDDDGMPRYYAMIHSVISFDPFAVRISWLNSKTDGELSPLKWVTSAFPKACGDFRVGRHRIYKSLNSFSHKIRWTKCGAIQIYPRKGDVWALYRNWTPDWNELTADEVIHKYDMVEVLEDFDEDEGVIVTPLVKVAGFKTIFHRHLDLKEIRRIPREEMFQFSHHVPSYLLTGQEGPNAPKGCLELDPAATPSDFLQVIIDIQQEEIVENGERNEVKTVVNNETCEENRIDNGEKDEEETLGNK